The DNA window ATAATATTGTACTGATCTCAGTTGCTTGTGAACATTTCGATCAATTATGAGTTCGTATGTGTGATCGCCAAACTGAAAGACTCTCCGTTGGCCATTGCCGAGCTACGTAATCTTATAAGACACATCATATCCCGAGGAATATCATTCGCTATACGACACGTGGAAAGTGGCAGAATTGTGGCTGCAATcgcaaatataatatttgtagGTACCTATTGTATATTAAGCATTAATCGTTTATATTTCATTAGTGCACCCAAACCAGAATACAAAGAGAAAAACTTTATACTACCACATTTGCGACCAGATCAAGAGTCCGAACATGATTAAGTATATGGAACTTTGGGATGCTATCGATGCGAGCTTTGATGTCAACGAGCACTGCCAGGTGGACAGCACGGGAGATGTGGAATACATGGCCACTGTGCCGGAGTTCAGACGACGTGGCCTGGGCCACATCCTATGCCAGCACTCCATCCAGTTCGCAAGTCTCTTGGCCCAGCGGAAGCTGCCGCTCGAGACACTCGCCCAGCTGCCTGAGGAGATGCGGATTGAAAGACCGCAGGCCATTGTCGCAATAACTACGTCCCAATCCTCGCAAATAATGGGCAGACAATTGGGAATGAAAACTGTGCATAAGTGGCACTTTTCCGAGCTGATGTCCTTGTGCGGAGCAATGGCGGAGTCCAATTGCGCAGCACAGGCCTGTGAATATGCAGAACTGCAAGTAGTAAAGATTTGATGGAAACCTAATGCGCAATCTGACTAGGTTCATAGATTacttagcaaaaaaaaaaagatagtGACGCAAGAGTTCTTTAAAAacggtatttaatttttataaatacaaaaaaagttTAAACATCATTCTTATATTATtggaaattaaactaaattcCAGCGAAACACTTTTTAACAGTATAATTTCATTTGTTAAGCTTAATTAGGTGAGTCGCTATCATCTTAGTCAGCTGTTTGGATGACGAGTTTCACCTTCTACGGGTAACACCAGGTTTATACGATGAAGCTGAAGAAGTGTGCATACGAATTCTAAAATTACCTGTAATTCTGACTAATTTATCAAGGAGTGCGGAATCCTGAGATGATCAAACTACTCCGGACTTTAATAAGGcataattataattacttGGTTATAACAGCAGAACTACAAAATGATTCCCTTCACTTTAGTATTATGCCCCAGTTCAAAAGTCTTAAAATGGTTAGATTATAGAGATGAAGTACGTGGTTATCATCGGAAATTCCTAGTTCTAGTCCTTTTAGTACTTTGACCAGACATATCATTCATATCGAAAGCTAAAAAGAGTAAACTTAATCCTGAGATGTTCGTGTTATACATATACGATGGTCACATCCCCATCATATGTGAGATATGTTCGATCTTCAAGTGGCTCATAGGTGGAAAAAATTGGAGTTGACAGTCTTGGTAggtattaaattaatttaaattcatctaaatatattttcagtttCTAGAAAAACAAGTTTTACCTGTGGGATATTGATAGATAATGAATAGGTAATTTTAATCCAAAAATCGCCTTGGTACATATATGTAAGCAGTTATCTGTTTTACAATCATCGTCCGAAAATGTTCACGTGCTTATTTCagtacaatatatatattatatatattgaacatatatgtatataataaatatatatacaagtatatattttcattattatcATACGTGCTTTCAATGAATGAATATAAACAAGTTTTCTCGGGAATTCCCTTATAACATTTAGATTTTTTTCAAGGGAAGAAGTGGACGGATTAAAAATACACTTGTTCCACTAAGGATTAAGGAAACTCAAGGGCGATGTTTGTGCTGTATTTCAGTTCTGTCAGTGAATCAAAAATGGTCTCAGCCCATATGGGTcgttaaaaatataattgaataaCTTTTCAGGACGTTTGAAAAGTTTTAATCCTTGCAGTATCCACTCGGCGCTCAACACACCCCTTTCTAAATGTCTATCCTCAGTGCTGATGTCAATTTTTGCACTTTCGAACTGTTCAAATGAGATTAAAATTTACGCAATTCAGGACACGGCGAGGCATGCACTCGAAGGGATTTCCCTGAGTTTCCCTAATGCCCGGTGTCAATACAGCGAATGGACGAATGGAATGCAGGCCAGATTTGCTGTGTGAGCAGTGTGATAAGCATTTCGATCCTACTTTGGCTTCACCTCAACAATGCACTGGGGTTTTTTAATTAGAATTCGAATAACAAAAAATGGAAAGTACCTCGCCAGCAGAGGAGGGGAGGGCCAAGGGCAAATACCCTTGTGGCAGGGCAATTGCGTGTAATGATATCGCAGATCGCACAGGATATACAGGATATGGGTATATAGGGTTGTCTGCCAGAGAGGCGGTTACGCTTGATTGTGCTATATGACGTGTGCATAATTCGCCGAGTGCCGACCAGTTCGGCTAATTTCAGTTGGTTTTTAAATTACAGAGAGTatgtttaataataatatagaaCCTGCTACAGCGGCCAAGAGTTGGAGAATTTGAATAACGAGTTCTGAAAACAATTAATACAACGTTGTTCAACTTATTTAGGTactacatttttaaaaactgttACAATTTCATTATATGATTTCTAATAACCAAAAATACATCATAATGATTAAGAATTTTTTAAGTTATTGTTCTTCTTTTATATTCTATAAATTTTCTTTACCATGCTGTGTGTCTTAAGGTTTTAATTATACATCGCTGTATTTGTATGTTTTAatcatttattaattattggAAACATTGTAGCGAGGGTTATGAAATATCGAAACTTTAAATGTAGTGAATTGGTAAAATAATGTGATTTTTTAACGTGGCAATAATTCAACTATCTTAGCCTGTGATCTGCCGTAAAAACCTCAAAGCTTTCAGCCCACACTTTACCACAGCGAGACAACTTgataaaattgaaaactaatttgtttatacagcTGCACAAAACGAGCAGCGCCGGCAACGATAACAACGCTGAAACAAAGGCGAAGGATTGGGGGTAGGCGGCAGGCCCCTGGCGAAGgcaaaacaatttgtttatcaTGGTAGCCTTAGTGAGGTTGTCTGATGATGAGGCAACAACAGACAGGACAGGCGCAGGAAAAaggacaacaaacaaacagagtTTCACCGAGAAGCAGGACGAGGATGAGCACGGCAACGCATCGGGGGATGGCAGCATACTCGGGgatacacagaaaaaaaattaaaatgtttgttaaaaataaatgcgtTGAACAGACACTTCCTCTTGGTCTAAAAGACTGTTCAAAGCAACAGAGAACGCAACGGTTGGTTTcatcgactatcagatacccgttaatTACCCCGAGATCGCAGCTTTCATATGGACGGACAGATATACGGACAGACAGATGGACATAGCCTGACGAATTCGGCTAAAGATCCTGATTAAGATTACTAGATAAGATTTCAGATAATTTATAAAACCAAATATGaaaaacctaaaaatataataaaacgtttaaaatatatatattctattaATTGTTGTACATTTTTTTCGTCGAGTGTATAATATTTTGACACCCTTGTCTCTGTTGAGCCCCGAAAAATATGCAGTACATAGTGCAATCGGCTTTTAATGGAGTTGTTTTgaaaaaaaaggcaaagaGGAAATCCTAGacagtgcaaatatttgaatttgtaCTCTGCTAATGCTTAAAAATTATGCTGGTTGACAAATTCCGCCGGCAGTACCTTATGGAGCAAACTATTCAGTGTACTTTTTACCATATTTGCTGAGCTCCTCTTGGTTGAAACAAATCATTAATTAGACTTAGGAGTGGTACCAAGTAATCCAGGCCATGGGAACAGCGCACAAGCGTGATCCTTATTCCCGCACATCACTGCGGAACTTGTTCAGCTGCCGGCCCAACCCCTTTTGGTGCACCTCCGCCTCCCGGGGAAACACTTGTCTACTACATCAAAAATCAACACCTTCCATTGTCAAGCACTTGGGCAATAATTCCGCTTAAACAGATAAACGAGCGCTCGAATCAAAAAACAATTGAATGCGCTCACAATGTGAATGTGGTATAGAGCACGGCCTGAAAATCAAAGTCTCCACCTCACCCCAGCCCCTGGACAAACTTAATAAGCTTATCACACCCC is part of the Drosophila sechellia strain sech25 chromosome 3R, ASM438219v1, whole genome shotgun sequence genome and encodes:
- the LOC6614202 gene encoding uncharacterized protein LOC6614202 isoform X1, translated to MRMENGRLWGTLHDGKFEVRSVTHSDLEEALDKLIKAMKDCIEVFDGEFEVLRVTPPLYDEVEELLVNISINYEFVCVIAKLKDSPLAIAELRNLIRHIISRGISFAIRHVESGRIVAAIANIIFNTKRKTLYYHICDQIKSPNMIKYMELWDAIDASFDVNEHCQVDSTGDVEYMATVPEFRRRGLGHILCQHSIQFASLLAQRKLPLETLAQLPEEMRIERPQAIVAITTSQSSQIMGRQLGMKTVHKWHFSELMSLCGAMAESNCAAQACEYAELQVVKI